The Vitis vinifera cultivar Pinot Noir 40024 chromosome 18, ASM3070453v1 region ACACCATTACTCTGCACGGACTCACATACAAATGTTCCATAGGAAATGAGTTTTCTGTTCTATTATcaataacatattaaaaatagagGACATAACTAAATGAGAACATACCTTCTGAAGtaaattgagaaaaagaaactaATACCATCACAAAATAAACATCCAGCAAGACTAACTCTAAAAACACAAACCAGAGAAATAAACATGCATATACTCATGTTCATTACCaggttaaaaaattgaatttgacacACTGCAGTGCCTATACAAAGGGCTTTATTTTGCTTCTCATTGAAACCATCCAAAATAGCACCCTCAGGTTGTATTGGCCATCAAAATGTAGAGTTTTTTTGGTATGTATCTTATGATTCATGATAGTTATCTGGTATTGaaacatataacattttttcaataacaacaatctaattgaatttataaaaataaaaacaaaaataaagggtGCGTGGATTCTCATTCAATGAGCACAGAATAATGGTTCTACAAATAAAGGTTCCATCACAATTCCTACCGTCATATTGAATACCATTGTTCACTAGGCCTTGCAAGATCCTTTTCACACTTTCCTATGGTAATACCTCTTCCTTAATGCACTCTGTCACATTACTAAAATAGAACCCAAATTAAATTATGTCCTCTAGACTTGGTTTCTATCCATGCATTTCAGAAGTTCTACAAAAAGACACAGATTAAACTTTTCTTAGGTATAAAATacgaaaaaaaaatcattatttaagAAATCAATCTTATTCAAATGGTTTCATCAAGTGAACACAGGGCTCAAAACCAGAGAAATATATTCACAGCATTTACCTCCCTCCTCTGGCAGATCTGAGGTCCATAATGTGAGATTATCCCGAAGAAGCTGCATAATAAGGGTACTATCCTTGTATGATTCTTCATTCAGGCTATCAAGTTCTGCAATAGCCTCATCAAAAGCTTGTTTTGCAAGGTGGCAAGCCCTGTGCAacacaaatttaaaacaaaacagAACCTTAACAACTCAAGAAAGTGGAGGAAAAACCTCTAGACCTCCGTTCTTGATGtaagaacacaaaagaaaccaaaaaaataaatagtccAAATCAGAGAGCATGATCAACCTCTCTGGGGAGTTCAAAATTTCATAGTAGAAGACAGAAAAGTTCAAAGCCAGCCCAAGTCTGATTGGATGAGTAGGCGGCAGATCTGAGGCAGCTGTACTGGTGGCAGCCTGCagcataaaaaattaattgaactaGCACCCTGTTTCTGAACTACGGAAATCAAAAATTAAAGGAgggtgaaaaaaataaaacaatgacAAAGTGAGAGGTAAGATGAGCTTCAACAGAGGAATTAGATGCTAAGGACCTCATAGGCCTTAAGTGACTGATCAGCAGCTTCTTTACGGTCATTCCCTGCTTTGAATTCAGCTAAATATCGGTAGTAATCTCCTTTCCTGAcataaagaaaaagggaaacaaaATATCACAAGCCAAATTAATTTCAGCATAAGAAGTATATGAGATGGCAGAATCAGAACCACTTAGTTACTGGAACTTGAGTTACGGTTTAATCTAATGGAGGAAGGAAATACAGAGCAAGAAGAGAAAACATGCCCCTTCTCACTAATATAACTATTATCATTATAATGTTTAAAGTAACTGCCATCAATGAATTAATAACCCAAAAAGCTCATACCCAAGTTTGTAAATCCCCATAATATGAGACATACATAGAcaaagacataataatatatattcatCATCTTCAGACTAGTCCAAGGCTTAGTCTATTGCTCTGGATTTGGCTCCATGGTTTCTCAATTCCACCATAGTATGAAGAAAATCAATTGTTACTTTCTGAGACTTCAAAAGTTTGTACATCTTCAAATGCATATTTTATTGTCCCATCTCATAATCAAGTTTGCTCATCATTTGAAGTATCCCAATAATCAAAATCTaataaacaaaaggaaaagaagagtcAAATATTCCTCACATCTTATAGTAGAAAACAGTTGATTCCCCTGTTGAGGATGATGGGATGAGATGATTATCAATGACGGACAATATGTCATTGCAGATCTTTGACAGCTCATCTTCAACCCTTTGTCTGTAATCCTTTATCCTTTTTGCATTTTGCTCATTTCCCCTGGTCTCCTCCTTCTGTTCAATGGAAgacaatatcctccatgatgcCCTTCTTGCCccaataacatttttatatccAACAGATACCAGATTCCTCTCCTCCACTGTCAGTTCCACATCCAATTTAGCAACTTTCTTCATTGCTTCAACCATCTCTGAAACAAGGGAGAAATAACAAAACCAATCATCAAATATAACAAGAAATGAAGTAAACTCATTAAGAAAAtgtcaaaattcaaacaaattaTCTCCTGCAGGGAGGATGGGGAATATAAAGGTGCCCTTAGGCGCTGCAAACCAGAAAAATTCCAATTTGACTTCCATAGATGATGCAACTGAAGGGCTAGAATCACCAGTCCCACATTCGAGAAAGCAATATCATAGCATTCCAAAGTGGCTAAAAACCATCAATCATCATAGACAACAGAAAGTTGTATAGACCCATTTCAAATGCTatgcaggaaaaaaaaagaaaaaaaagaaaaaagaaaaaaacaatgggCTTATTCAGAGGCCATATGCaacaataattaattaattaatggatACATTGTATTTCATGgataatcaaatatttttgttattttcgcGTGGTATGAATTAACAAGAAATAATATTAGTTGATCTTAAGTTTGACAGTATTTAAATGTATCAATCTGTTTAGCACCTTTTTAAGAATCTAATAGGATTTTATAAGTTACAAATTTGTACTTTCCTTCAATGACTATTTTAATTTCTCCCTGCTACGCCTACCAAATTGTGTGTTATAGAGTTCATGTATGGATAATGGACTGATTCCATTTTCAAACAAAGTCCAAACTCTTCGCCTATTGCCATTCTGTTACAGCTCCACAAACCATTGGAAGAACTATGGTCATAAACTTGTTAGTTAAAGGGAAAAATAACAGAAAGAAAAACTGGTTACAACAGTTAAGAGCATTCAGACACGAATCTGAGAGTAGACAagcaaatcaaagataagaaccCAATTTCAGCCAAAGCTATGAAGCAAAAAATTCATTCAGGGAACAAAATAACCCTTTTGGAAATAAGTCAAACTAAATTCCAAAAAGTAGAAACTCCATGAACACATTTCCAGTAGGGTTTTTTTCGTTCTtgtttatataataaaacaacaTGGATCAAGCAAAATACCATTGCAAATGGTTGAACAAAACCCTGATGATAGTCCAGGGTCACCAGAAAGTTCTCTTTCAGGTAGAGATAAGTAATGACAATCGCATCACagtataaattcaaattcacCAACTAAATCACAAGTAAAAACCACCTAAATATAATTTCCAACACTGCAACTAAAAAGTAaataccctttaaaaaaaaaaaagaataaaaaaaataaaaaataaataaaaaaacagagaTTCAGAGAAGGGCTGATGGGGACGATGAGGGTATGAAAGGAAGAAAGCGTACCATCATATCTCTCAGCTTGCTCAGCAAGCCTAGCCAAGTAAACCTGTTGCTCTCTTTCCTCCATCGccgtctctctctctcttctgcAAGACTTGGGCTTGCAACTTTGGTAACCGCTATAAGAGATGGCGTCGTTGAGAGTGGGCCGTTGGATTGGAGATTTTGGGGTTTACACACTAGGATCGACGGCTTAAATTTCACGATGGGCTTAAATTTGTCTTGAATGGTGTGAATCCCTGAAAATGGTTGGGTGGTGAAATCTCAGCCGCGTGTTGTGCGGCAATAGAAGCAGACTGGCCGTTGGATTGGATATGAATCACATGGCCTGACGTTGACTGTCATAACACTGACCATGGTTTGATTCCATGTTTAGGCCTCAATTGAGTGTGACAAACGACCCTTCCGTTATGTCCAGTTCCTTTATGTACAATCCCTCCGCTGTCTATTAAAATCTCCTCATTTATAGTCACGATAACTAATACCTTCGGCGAAATATGAATATAGAAAGTTTTTATTGGGGTTCCAAATTGATATGCTATTGCCTGATGTGACAGAGGCTGGGtcactcttttttttattttttttattttttttctttgggagAAAAAAGTTATGCTGCCTTTTTCATTTCAGAACATCGTTTTTTCATCCAATATTAGTTCGGTTAGCGTCGCCACCTCTCCCATGACTCATGAGAGACGAAGGGTTTCAACTCGTGGTCACAAATTGGggcacatttttattttattagttttagatGGTAAAGTGAAATTGTAACCTACAATATAATGAGAAATGGGTTACTACTTACTAGTTACTACATAGAATAGCCAATAGCCATATCCAGGAATCACTTTCCCCTGCACATCACAAAACATCTAACCCCCCACACATAAAACACCATGCGGGGTTGTCAAACATAACACCATTCTATAGAACAAACTCCTCATTGACATTACAGATATTGCAACCAAACCTTGGGACGTTCCAAATATCGGTCCTGCCATTGGGGAAAAAATCAGTTTGCTCTCCTCTCACTTACTAGCCACCACCCGGCTGGTGCTCCCATCCCCAATCGAAACTGAGGCCAGGGACTTGGAAGCCCATGCTCTGGCATTCATTGCTCCCTCCTGCAGATTGCTTCTCTTACAAGGTTCTTTTAGTGAATTGAATAATTGAATTGCCCGATTCAGATAGGTAAGAGGATACTCCCACAAGCTCCACAGGCCTCCCAAGCTCGTGTATTGGAGGTGCCTTCTCCAGGCACATTGAACGCACACAAGCAAAGCTGGCAAAATGAAGTAGAGCGACCTTAAAACCACAAATGTAACAGCCAATGCCAGATATGTTTCCTGCTGAAGCAAATTTTCTGGAGATCTTGCCCATGTGAATGGGCAGCTTTCCTGCTCGCTATTATCACGTTTTGCATGATGTGATGGACTCGCCATTTTGTCCAGTGATGCTCGTTCCAATGGTTCAGTCTTCATACCTATAGGCATGCGCTATGATCAATAAATGTTTCATTGGAGGAAATATTTCTTCACTAAGATTGTACAAAGCAGATACCATTAGTATCAAATTGGAAATATTGCCAGGAAAGGCACTAAAAGTGCATTATCCCAGACATTCATACAGAATGATGAGGAACAACATTGATACGACTACATATCCCAGCCACCCCATCCCACCACCCTCTTCTTTGGTGCATGTGTGTGATaactcttatttttcttttatatatggcTTTATTGATTTGGAGTTAATGGCCATATACACATACAAACTCTAGGAAACCATCAACAGACATGGCAAAATCTAGCAAATAACAATTTGAAAACACATGCAAGACACATGTATTATCTATGAAATGGAAATATTCTGGTTGTGGGAACTTATTGCATTTCAAATGAAAGCAGCTCTCTCTTCAATAACTTAGACATAATTGGAGATGAGTAAGATATTAAATGCTTCCCATCTAGAAAGCGCACGTAATCgtcaataaaaatgatgatattCTCAAGGACATATATTAGTAGAAATTATTCACTTGAAAATGAGAAGCAGCTCCTCTATAGAAAGTGATTGGCATAATTGGAGAAGATTAAGATATTAAATGACTTGTATATCTAAGATCATTGTCCTGGTCCACAAGATCAACAACAAACAGATCCCAttcaaaagaagtttctcaGGAGAAGCCCTACCAGTAACATCACCATAGAAAGCGATGAAGGAACCAAGAGTCCGGGAGCCATGATAACGTACACGCATAGTAGAATTGAGAAGGAAAAGAGTAGGAAATCCATGAACTCCATATTTTGAGAGTATGCTGTACAAATTCACATAATATTATTCTCAAAAGCAATATTCATCTAATGCAAATCTAAAAGAAGGATTGGCTTCCAACCTTGGTCTGACAGCTGATTCTTCAATTGCGAAGTGGGGCATGGAGGGATACAAGGAAGAAAGAATGGAAAAGGTTGGTCTACAAGTTCTAGAGAAAGCACACCAAGATGCATAGAACAGAACAGCCACATATTCATGAGTGTTCTTGTGAACCATATCCAGTGCCTTCTGCAGTGAAACCTCATCTCCCTTCAGAACAGCAAAATGTAaatgaaattagttttctattttgaaatgtagcaagaggataaaaaaaataaaaaaaaaacaaaaaaaaaaaacgcattTGTAACTCAATCAAGTTTACCTCCATGCTATAAgttaaatgttaaaatattataattattgacacCAATCCTCTGAACAAAATATCATAACGTAAACTAAATATATAATGTCACCATATtcattagaaaatataaaataaaatcacaaattcCACTGATTCCCATTTCAGTTACTCAAGAACAAGAAGTGCCACACATGCAATATGCTATTTGACTGccgcatttatttatttaacaagCAATGAATTATGGGCTTAAAGAACCCCCACAGATTCAACACAAGTCAATAGAGATTCTGGTTGCAAGAACAATATGGAGAGAGTCATAACAATCTTGAATGTTGTCCTATAAAAGTTGTTCAAGAACCCAAGAGTTAAAAAAGTCAACCAATATGAACAGCAGAGCAGCCCCAAAAGTAAGGATGATATAAGCATGCCTCTATTATTGGAAGAATGAAATTAACTAAAGGAATATCACACAACAAATTAACTTTACAGATTTTATTACATATTTATCTAGCAATGCGGTTATAAGCATCCTTCAATATCACACTGGGGGTGTCCTTCTTACCAGGTATTATGACATTACACTGAGCTGGACGCTTTTCTACAAGTTTCTCTAGTATGGGGCGGACCATATATTAGCTTTGGTTGCACTCATCAAAGTGAAATTCAGATCAATAACCATAGCCAGAACCATTAAACCTCCTGCACTTATTCCTTTTGTTAATCATTTAGTTcatttgtaaatatatttttgtttaaattcaGCAACCCAAATCTTGCTAATActccttttttgtttgtttgctaAAGAATTATTAGGGAAAATCATTTTGCTAAAAATTGGCCAATAAAGCCAGAAATTGTCTtaatgaaaaaaggaaaaacatccAGTGCATACTCACCACTAATCATATTCACATAGATTTTCCTACTAAGGATCAGGCAAAACATAGACTCAAGAATCTCTAGTGATTTAAGGCTCCTTTGGTAGGTATGTGGAATTGTTCAACATTGTATAGACAATTCTTTGGCAGGTTACAAGAGATCTGAAACAAACCTAAGGTTTAGCATAGACCATGCTACAACCAGGATAAGTACTTTTGTATTAGTTAAATATTACTACAACATATATGGTCAAGTGATGCTTTCTGGAAAAGgcagttgaaacttgaaatcaTGATTTTGAAAGCTTTTGTTCAGCTGAGCAACTTTGAAATCACAACTTCAAAGCTCTCTCTGCCTCTTTCCCCAAAATTCGCAAATACATCCCTATATTGTCCAAAATTATAGGTCGAACCACCCAAGCTGATATATTACCTTCTCTTTTGCCCACCAAACGtatcaaatgaagaaaattctATGAAAACACCATCATTCCATTACGGTGTTCTCTTTACAGTCCAACATTTCTTATTGAAAGAAAACCTTATCTAATTATATTCTTGTCgatttattttctctcattttctcccCTAAATCACATTTACAATTTCTGAATTCCAGATTAACACTGAGTGATACACCAGATCGCAAAGGgacaaaagaagagaaaaaaaattcagagcACCATAAATCGTGAGAAATAACAGGAcataaagcaaaaaaagaaagcGTTCTAACCAACCTCGGTAACACCAACGAAATCAAGAGAACCATCGCCCTCATTAACCGTGCAATGGGAATCCCTAAAACCGGAGATCGAATCGGCAACCGACTCGGTGGGGCAGACGGGCGACAAGGAAACCCTAACGGGTTCAGCGCAGGTTAGCCTCCCGAAGACCAGTAAAAGAACGATCCCCGTCTCCCAAAGCCCCGCAGCCATCAGAGACCTTACCCACtccaaaaaatatatgaaaaaaaaaaaaaaaccctaatcaaGAATTGAAAGAAGAAGAGGACGAAGGTGAGGATGATGGTTTGGGTGGGGAGAGCGAGCCCAGCGCACTTTAGCGTTGAAGCTCATGGAGAGGATAAATGAGGAGAGAAAGCATGTTATggataaaaataagaaacaaaagagAGGGGAGTATGAAGGCAATTATGGGCATGAGAATAACAAGGGAACGGACAATATCCCCGAGAGAAATGGAGAAATGGTGGGGAAGGGTTCTGATCTCTGGTTCTGATTGTGAATTGGAAGAGAACGGTGTGAGGGGTTGGTAGGTGCGTGTTGATATCCTATCTGCTCACGGTAGCTTTCCTCTCTTCTTCCTCGCTCCTGCTcatatttctcttcttttttatttttcattaatttctttattttatactGCACTCGGCTTCTCACCTGCTTtgactttctttttcttttaacatgCTTGATATTTATCTTTCTAATCTTTTTTTAGCTGTGGCAGCAAAATACCCAATTGTCCGCACCACAAACATATTGATGCGGACCCGCCCTACGTTCTGGCATCATACGCCTATAAGAACTTGTGACATGTGAAGCCTTATGCCATGTTCAAAACAAAGATGACAAGCATGGATGAATTAGTACTCGAGTTTCTCTTACTCAAAGAAATATATGTTTGGATGTCTTTTgaaacttttattcaaaatgatttctttcactttcctatttta contains the following coding sequences:
- the LOC100247183 gene encoding 14-3-3 protein 7 isoform X2, producing MEEREQQVYLARLAEQAERYDEMVEAMKKVAKLDVELTVEERNLVSVGYKNVIGARRASWRILSSIEQKEETRGNEQNAKRIKDYRQRVEDELSKICNDILSVIDNHLIPSSSTGESTVFYYKMKGDYYRYLAEFKAGNDRKEAADQSLKAYEAATSTAASDLPPTHPIRLGLALNFSVFYYEILNSPERACHLAKQAFDEAIAELDSLNEESYKDSTLIMQLLRDNLTLWTSDLPEEGGETSKADEPQAES
- the LOC100247183 gene encoding 14-3-3 protein 7 isoform X1, giving the protein MEEREQQVYLARLAEQAERYDEMVEAMKKVAKLDVELTVEERNLVSVGYKNVIGARRASWRILSSIEQKEETRGNEQNAKRIKDYRQRVEDELSKICNDILSVIDNHLIPSSSTGESTVFYYKMKGDYYRYLAEFKAGNDRKEAADQSLKAYEAATSTAASDLPPTHPIRLGLALNFSVFYYEILNSPERACHLAKQAFDEAIAELDSLNEESYKDSTLIMQLLRDNLTLWTSDLPEEGGETSKADEPQAEVRNCSSFPG
- the LOC100264326 gene encoding 5'-adenylylsulfate reductase-like 4 isoform X1, with the protein product MAAGLWETGIVLLLVFGRLTCAEPVRVSLSPVCPTESVADSISGFRDSHCTVNEGDGSLDFVGVTEGDEVSLQKALDMVHKNTHEYVAVLFYASWCAFSRTCRPTFSILSSLYPSMPHFAIEESAVRPSILSKYGVHGFPTLFLLNSTMRVRYHGSRTLGSFIAFYGDVTGMKTEPLERASLDKMASPSHHAKRDNSEQESCPFTWARSPENLLQQETYLALAVTFVVLRSLYFILPALLVCVQCAWRRHLQYTSLGGLWSLWEYPLTYLNRAIQLFNSLKEPCKRSNLQEGAMNARAWASKSLASVSIGDGSTSRVVASK
- the LOC100264326 gene encoding 5'-adenylylsulfate reductase-like 4 isoform X2, whose protein sequence is MRAMVLLISLVLPREMRFHCRRHWIWFTRTLMNMWLFCSMHLGVLSLELVDQPFPFFLPCIPPCPTSQLKNQLSDQVHGFPTLFLLNSTMRVRYHGSRTLGSFIAFYGDVTGMKTEPLERASLDKMASPSHHAKRDNSEQESCPFTWARSPENLLQQETYLALAVTFVVLRSLYFILPALLVCVQCAWRRHLQYTSLGGLWSLWEYPLTYLNRAIQLFNSLKEPCKRSNLQEGAMNARAWASKSLASVSIGDGSTSRVVASK